GTTTAGCAACACCTTCACCGTCGCTGCCTTTTAACGCTACGCTACCACCAATGCCCGCAATGGGGTTGATAATAAATCCTAATTTAAATTTTGCTTGGCTCACAATTTCAATACTCACTTCCAGTGGCTTTATTTAACAAGGGCTAACATTAAGAAAATCTTGCGATGTATTCGGAAACTTAGTTTGATAGAAATCACTAAGCGCAGACATCAATTGGACAACCCTAGCGGGAAAGCCTTGCGCTAAATATATCTGTAATTGCCTATAAACAGCAGCCTTAAATGCAAGGCGATCGCTTCCCACGCCATTTAAATTATCCACTGAAACATCAAATTTTTTGTTGGCGGCAGCGCACAATGCCCACTCTATCGCTTGTGGCTTAATTTCAACTTGTTCAAACGCTTTTTGTTGCTCGGCACTTCGACCGTCGGGCTCATACCAATAACCAAAATCTTCTAATAAACGTCGCTCTTTACCTGCGACACACCAATGTGCAATTTCGTGTAACGCACTTGCATAATAGCCGTGCGCAAAAATAATTTGATGATAGTTGCAATCGTTAGAAGACGGTAGATAAATTGGCTCATCATCACCTCGTATCAGTTTTGTGTTGTAGTCTTTAAAAAACGTTCGATTAAAAATCGTGATGATGTCTTCGATGTTGTGTGACATTCCAACCTACAAAAAATGGTTCACAAATATAAATGTTTTCAACAAAAGTCTAGTGTTCATTGAAGAGCACCACTTTGATGAGCTATTTTCCATTATTTTAACTAAAAACGGCGATGGATGCATCGCCGTTCATACAAAAGATTAAGTAATTTAACCGCGTTAAACTTCCTAATCAGGTCATGATCTCTAATGTTGGTCAGGTAAGTGCTTTACCCCATGTTTAATCACAAAATAACCTAGCAAACCAGAAATAACTGAGCCAATGATAATACCGATTCTGTCCTGGAATATAAGGTTTTCACCAGTTTGCTCAAACGCTAAAGAGCCGATAAATAGGCTCATGGTAAACCCTACACCACATAGAAGTGCTGCACCATATAACAACTTCCAATTAATTTGAGCGGGTAACTTAGCAAATCCAAGTTTTATGGCAATAAAACAAAAGCCAAAAACACCGATTTGTTTACCAATAAATAAGCCAAGAATAATCCCTAATGGTACAGGAGAAACTACATCATCAACACCTAAACCAGATAAGCTAACACCGGCATTGGCAAATGCAAATATCGGCAAAATGATAAATGCGACCATTGAATGCAAGTTATGTTCTAAAGATTTGAGTGGCGATGGCTCACCCGCTTTTCCCTTAATAGGAATAAACAGCGCTAACAATACACCCGCCAACGTCGCATGGACGCCAGATTTTAGTACAGCAATCCACAGAACTACACCAAAAAAGATATAAGGCGCGGTATCCGTGACGTGCCTACGATTTAGTGCCCATAAGATAGCAAGCATAGTTGCTCCAACAATCAGTGATGTGATTGATAATTGCTCAGTGTAAAAAATCGCGATAACAATAATGGCACCCAAGTCGTCAAAAATGGCTAACGAGGTTAAGAATATTTTCAGCTGCAACGGTACTTTGCTGCCAATTAACGCCAAAATACCTAGGGCAAACGCTATATCGGTTGCGGTAGGTATTGCCCAGCCACTAATGGCAGCGGGATCATCATAATTTAATGCGACATAACAAAGTGCTGGTATTAACATACCACCGATAGCGCCAATTGCTGGCAGTGCTATTTGACCTGGCTCTGATAAATCACCTTCTAGAAACTCTCGTTTGAGCTCTAGGCCAACCAAAAAGAAAAACATCGCCATTAAACCATCGTTAATCCAAAGCAACAGTGGTTTTGCAATTTCGAAACTACCTATCGCAACTTTGACCGGTACATCGAGTAATAAATCATAATAAATGGAAAGAGGTGAATTAGCGGCAATAATTGCGGTAAGTGCTGCAAACATCAAGATGATGCCGCTTGCCGCTTCAAGCTTTAAAAAGTCATGTATGGTTTTTGCTGGCATTTTGTTCCTTACTTCAAATAAGTGAGACATAATATGTCACACAGGTCTGTTTTACCAAATATTCTTTTCAAAAAGGTTATTTATTCCTTCATTAACGTGATTTATTCGGCAAAATTTGAGCTAGCTCGTCTTTTATTCAATTATTACGACTTTTTACTAGAGCTAGCAAACAAGTTAATAGTAGTATAAGCCGGATAAATACGAGTAAATTTAAGGGTTAGCCTGTTGAAAAAGTTAGATGCTATTGATTTAAAGATATTAACCATCTTATTTAACGATGCAGATATCACTAATAAGGAATTAGCAGCAAAGATTAATATTGCGCCATCCACCTGTTTAGAGCGCGTTAAGCGTTTGAAACAAGCAGGCGTGATCAAAAATTCATATGTTGATATTAACTTTAAGACCATTGGCGGCAATATTGAAGCAATTGCTGCAATCAGATTGCAACCTTACTCGGAAGAAATTGTTAATAACTTACGCGACGACTTGTTGCTACTCCCCGAAATAGTGAGCCTTTATCATATGGGGGGCAGCTATGATTATTTTATTCATATGTCTGTAAAAGACAGCGAACACTTACGTAAATTTGTATTTGATGCAGTGACGTCTAGAGATGAAGTAACCACTGTAGAAACTTCTTTAGTGTTTGAATATAGCCGCAGTGGTGTGTTGCCTAACTTCGCAGAAGAGTAATTTAATAAAGCCCTTTTTAGGGCAGATTTAAGTTGCAACCAAGTTACAACTTATTCCATTTTGTATGTGTCAAAAGATTATTGATTGAAATCCTGCGTTTCAAAATACATAGGTTTCATTGTTCCACAGTTCATAAATTTAAATTGCAACTCATTTCGTTTAGGCACTGCAGATGACGTTTTAAACTTGTTCAAACATCCCGCTGTTCGATCGATATGAATGATATGGTCGAAACTGGGCGCTTTTTGAAGACGATGAATATATAACCTATCGGCCTTAGAGTTATAAGAAACCACGTCATATTCTTGCTCATTGCTTGAAGGGGCAATATCCGTCAACTCTCTCATATACAGTTGTTTGTCAAACACCAGACTAACATTGTCATACACTTTCATGCCATCACGCTCAAAATGACCTATATAAAGCTCAGCATTGATCGTCATTTTTTCACCACGCATCAAGCGCTGTAAATTAAACGCCTCTGGCTTTATCGTCACAAGGTCATTGTCACGAACGACTTGCACTAGGTTGAAATCCTTAACTTCTAGCTTATAAATCAACTGAACATTGTGCGGTTTATTATAAAGCGGCAAATGAGAAGCAAACACCGTTGATGACTTGCTCATTAAGACCATACCATGTACGCCCATGTAAGCTGGGTCTAAGGGTGGCAACTTTTCTTCTTCTGCATGAATATTTAAAGAAATAAACGCGACGGTTATCGCTAAAACTACAGATTTGAACATTTAACTTCACTATTAACGAAAACAAGAACTGCCGTTATTATAAACCAAATATTTAGATTTGTTACCAACACGTACAACAAAGATTTCGTAGCCATTAACTGCATGAGCAAATGGTAGTCTCCTAATATATAATCCAAAAAAATCCCGCCGAAGCGGGATTATTATTCTTTATGAAAATCGTTAAATATTAAGATTTTAAATCATCAAAAAATTTCTTCACACCATCGAAAAAACCTGTTTCTTTAGGACGATGTTTAGTTTGATTTTTACCCATTTTTTCTTCTAACTGACGTAGTAAGTCTGCTTGATCGCCCGATAAACTCACTGGCGTTTCAATCACTACTTTACACATCAAATCACCTACACTGTGACTACGAACTGATTTAACACCTTTGCCGCGCAAACGGAACATTTTACCCGTTTGTGTTTCTTTAGGAATTTTCAGCTTCACTTTACCTTCAAGCGTTGGTACTTCAATATCACCGCCTAACGCCGCTGTTGTAAAGCTAATTGGCACTTCACAATAAAGGTGATTTTCATCACGTTCAAAAATAGGATGTTCTTTAACATTCGCTTGAACGTATAAATCACCTGCTGGCGCGCCATGTTCACCGGCTTCACCTTCACCTGATAAACGAATTCTATCGCCCGTATCAACACCTGCTGGAATTTTAACAGATAAGGTCTTTGTCTTTTGAACACGGCCTTGACCGTGACAAGAGTTACAAGGGTCTGAAATAACTTTACCTTGGCCTTTACAGGTTGGACAGGTTTGCTGAACAGCAAACAAGCCTTGACGCATTTGTACTTGACCGTGGCCGTGACAGGTAGAACATGTTTTAGGTTGTGTGCCCTTTTTAGCACCTGAGCCATCACAAGGCTCACAACTAACGTAAGTTGGTACTTTAATTTCTAAGGTTTTACCTTTAACCGCATCTTCTAAGCTTAACTCTAAGTTGTAGCGTAAATCTGAGCCACGACGTGCTCTTGATTGGCCACCACGTCCACCGCGACCACCACCAAAGATATCGCCAAATATATCACCAAACGCATCGCCGAAATCTTGACCACCGCCAAAACCGCCACCGCCCATGCCGCCTTGTTCAAATGCTGCATGTCCGTATTGATCATAAGCCGCACGTTTTTGATCATCATTTAAGATCTCATACGCTTCTTTGATTTCTTTAAACTGCTCTTCTTTAGCTTTATCACCTTGAGTACGATCCGGGTGATACTTCATTGCTAAGCGCTTGTAGGCTTTTTTAACTTCTCGCTCACCTGCATCTTTCGATACACCAAGCACTTCATAATAATCGCGTTTAGACATATATTTCTTACTTCAACTTTAGAACTATTGATACCAATGTGTTTATTCGCTCTATAAATAAACGAGCAACCAAACAAATTAATACTGATATTTTACTTATAACAAAGCGCCGATTAACGACGCTTTAATGATTTACTCAACGACATTTACGTCGTTTGTTGGAGATGATTTCGTTTGAGGTCTAGGCGAAAGCGCGCAGCATACAAATGTATGTGAGCACTTTCAACAACGACATCGAGTGAAAGCACTCAAACAAACCAGTAAATTACTTATCGTCTTTAACTTCTTCGAACTCAGCGTCAACTACGTCATCGCCGCCAGCTGGAGCTGCGTCAGCTTCAGGAGCTGCGCCTTCTGGAGCGCCTTGAGCTTGTGCTTTCGCTTGAGCAATTTCCATTAACTTAGAAGACGCTTCGATAACCGCTTGTGATTTAGCATCGATTTCTTCTTTGCTATCACCTTTAATCGCTGTTTCAAGCTCAGTTAATGCCGCTTCGATTTTCTCTTTATCTTCAGCAGGTAAGTCATCACCTGCTTCAGTAATTTGAGTGCGAGTAGCGTGAACCATGCCGTCAGCTTGGTTACGTGCTGTTACTAATTCTTCGAACTTAGCATCTGCGTCAGCATTTGCTTCAGCATCACGTACCATTTGCTCTACTTCATCATCAGATAAGCCTGAAGAAGCTTTGATTGTTATCTTCTGCTCTTTGCCAGTGTTCTTGTCTTTTGCCGACACATGTAAAATACCATCAGCATCGATATCAAAAGTTACTTCGATTTGTGGTGTACCACGAGGAGCAGCATCAATACCTTCTAGGTTGAATTGACCTAAAGATTTGTTAGCAGACGCTTGTTTACGCTCACCTTGGATTACATGAACAGTCACTGCCGCTTGGTTATCTTCTGCAGTAGAGAACGTTTGTGATTGCTTCGTCGGAATCGTCGTGTTTTTGTCGATAACTTTCGTCATCACACCGCCCATTGTCTCGATACCTAGAGATAATGGCGTTACATCAAGAAGTAATACGTCAGTAACATCGCCAGAAAGAACACCTGCTTGTACCGCTGCGCCAGAAGCTACAGCTTCATCAGGGTTAACGTCTTTACGTGGCTCTTTACCGAAGAAGTCAGTTACAGTTTTTTGCACTAATGGCATACGAGTTTGACCACCTACTAAGATGACGTCATTCACGTCACTTGTAGATAAGCCAGCATCTGCTAATGCTGTTTTTAATGGCTCTAATGTTGCTTTAACCATATCTTCAACTAGAGACTCTAACTTCGCACGCGTCACTTTAATGTTCATGTGCTTAGGACCTGATGCATCAGCGGTGATGTAAGGTAAGTT
This window of the Thalassotalea atypica genome carries:
- a CDS encoding elongation factor P hydroxylase, encoding MSHNIEDIITIFNRTFFKDYNTKLIRGDDEPIYLPSSNDCNYHQIIFAHGYYASALHEIAHWCVAGKERRLLEDFGYWYEPDGRSAEQQKAFEQVEIKPQAIEWALCAAANKKFDVSVDNLNGVGSDRLAFKAAVYRQLQIYLAQGFPARVVQLMSALSDFYQTKFPNTSQDFLNVSPC
- the nhaA gene encoding Na+/H+ antiporter NhaA translates to MPAKTIHDFLKLEAASGIILMFAALTAIIAANSPLSIYYDLLLDVPVKVAIGSFEIAKPLLLWINDGLMAMFFFLVGLELKREFLEGDLSEPGQIALPAIGAIGGMLIPALCYVALNYDDPAAISGWAIPTATDIAFALGILALIGSKVPLQLKIFLTSLAIFDDLGAIIVIAIFYTEQLSITSLIVGATMLAILWALNRRHVTDTAPYIFFGVVLWIAVLKSGVHATLAGVLLALFIPIKGKAGEPSPLKSLEHNLHSMVAFIILPIFAFANAGVSLSGLGVDDVVSPVPLGIILGLFIGKQIGVFGFCFIAIKLGFAKLPAQINWKLLYGAALLCGVGFTMSLFIGSLAFEQTGENLIFQDRIGIIIGSVISGLLGYFVIKHGVKHLPDQH
- a CDS encoding Lrp/AsnC family transcriptional regulator; the protein is MKKLDAIDLKILTILFNDADITNKELAAKINIAPSTCLERVKRLKQAGVIKNSYVDINFKTIGGNIEAIAAIRLQPYSEEIVNNLRDDLLLLPEIVSLYHMGGSYDYFIHMSVKDSEHLRKFVFDAVTSRDEVTTVETSLVFEYSRSGVLPNFAEE
- the dnaJ gene encoding molecular chaperone DnaJ: MSKRDYYEVLGVSKDAGEREVKKAYKRLAMKYHPDRTQGDKAKEEQFKEIKEAYEILNDDQKRAAYDQYGHAAFEQGGMGGGGFGGGQDFGDAFGDIFGDIFGGGRGGRGGQSRARRGSDLRYNLELSLEDAVKGKTLEIKVPTYVSCEPCDGSGAKKGTQPKTCSTCHGHGQVQMRQGLFAVQQTCPTCKGQGKVISDPCNSCHGQGRVQKTKTLSVKIPAGVDTGDRIRLSGEGEAGEHGAPAGDLYVQANVKEHPIFERDENHLYCEVPISFTTAALGGDIEVPTLEGKVKLKIPKETQTGKMFRLRGKGVKSVRSHSVGDLMCKVVIETPVSLSGDQADLLRQLEEKMGKNQTKHRPKETGFFDGVKKFFDDLKS
- the dnaK gene encoding molecular chaperone DnaK is translated as MGKIIGIDLGTTNSCVAVLDGDSVRVIENAEGDRTTPSIIAYTEEGETLVGQPAKRQSVTNPTNTLFAIKRLIGRRFEDKEVQRDISIMPFGIKKADNGDAWVEAKGEKMAPPQVSAEVLAKMKKTAEDFLGEEVTEAVITVPAYFNDSQRQATKDAGRIAGLDVKRIINEPTAAALAYGMDKAQGDKVVAVYDLGGGTFDISIIEIDEMDGEHTFEVLATNGDTHLGGEDFDNRLINYLVDEFKKDSGMDLTKDPLAMQRLKEAAEKAKCELSSAQQTDVNLPYITADASGPKHMNIKVTRAKLESLVEDMVKATLEPLKTALADAGLSTSDVNDVILVGGQTRMPLVQKTVTDFFGKEPRKDVNPDEAVASGAAVQAGVLSGDVTDVLLLDVTPLSLGIETMGGVMTKVIDKNTTIPTKQSQTFSTAEDNQAAVTVHVIQGERKQASANKSLGQFNLEGIDAAPRGTPQIEVTFDIDADGILHVSAKDKNTGKEQKITIKASSGLSDDEVEQMVRDAEANADADAKFEELVTARNQADGMVHATRTQITEAGDDLPAEDKEKIEAALTELETAIKGDSKEEIDAKSQAVIEASSKLMEIAQAKAQAQGAPEGAAPEADAAPAGGDDVVDAEFEEVKDDK